The Ziziphus jujuba cultivar Dongzao chromosome 3, ASM3175591v1 region CGATTACCAACTGAGTGGATCCATCATCCATGGGACGCACCAGAATCTGTGCTTAAAGCGTCAGGGGTCGAGTTGGGTTTCAACTATCCAAAACCCATTATTGATCTAGATTCAGCAAGAGAACATTTGACTGAGGCTATATTCAAGATGTGGGAAATGGAAGCAGCTTCAAAGGATGGAAAATCAAGTGGGAAAGATGAAGTTGTTGTTGATAACTCGGACCGGATTGCAAATCTGCCTGTTAAAATGGTTGCCTTCAAGGAAGAAAAAGCTTTGCGATGTCCTACCAATTCATCAAATGATCAGATGGTGCCAACTTCACAAAATCTGAAAACCAATCCAATTAACAGGAAGAGATCAAAACATGTGGAAGAGGAGAGAGACACGCCGAATAATTTGGGCAATGTTGATAAGGCCGGGACATCAAGAGCAGATAAAGAGTTGCGTTCAACAGCTGAATCTTCATCTGCTAAGAAGCAGACTACAAGCAGGGATTCATTTTCTGTCCCACAATCATGTTCATTGACAAAAGGCAAGCCTTCTCAGGAGTGTGAATCTTCCGAACTGCTGTGGCCGCAGCAACAACAGGTTGACGTGGAACAGAGTTCAACCGGAGATGGTATATAAACTCAATCATATCAGTCTTAATAATTTTGTTGTTCTTAACAGATAAAGTCTTGGTTGAGTTACATTTTTTCGGTTTCCATACAACATTTGCAGTCAAATTAGTCTATGAAGTTTGAATTTTCATTGGAGAGATTGTTATCAGGATAGATATAAACTGGATTGCTTGTATAGTTATACTTTTATTTACCTTGTATAAACAATTTCTTATTTGCAATTATATGGTTTTTGgccattaataaattaattattggcTAACACAAATTTTAAACAGAAGTTTTCTAAATTTGGCATTGTTTATTCTAGCCCATAATTTTGATACTGTTTCTTTGGATAAAACCACAGGGCTTgaaatctttttttataattaatatcgGTATTTACATATCTGTTTTCCTCTGTCAACAAATTCCACTTTTGGTgagaaaaaaactttaaaattaccaaagaaaatagcaaaagagaaaaagaagagcTTGGAAATGAAGTTTGGGAAAAGAAAATGCTTATTTTGGATGAGAAAACAATTATCATTGTAATTTTGTTAGTCTATATTTTTCAGGTTACATTTTTTTGCTCTAAAGAAGGATTCAATTTAACTTGTTAGTTAAGGAATTTATCTAATTATGTATTTCATGCTAATTCAACAGATAATCATCAAAGTTGTTTTAGTTATTGAGGGATGAGAGATCATTTGGCATTCAActgtttttctttcaatatttaaaaagttaCATACTGTTTGTTTTCTATTCATATAATCTTCTTTCTCTTGAATTTAACACATTTATATGCTTCTAATATTCTATCAACTTTTTCTATAGGAGCTATGGAAGATTAATGTCTCTCTCATCAAAAAATTCACTGGCAAGAATGTTGTTCTTCGACGAAAACGATTATTCTGCTTTTCAGTTCTGCAATTTTGTGCAACTGCATTTCCGGTATGATTAACTCGAATTTGATCTTTAGTAATAACATGTTTTCTGGGTAATGATATGTTTCCTTCACTTTCCTTTATAGTTATGTCGGTAGGGTTTGAAAATATGATAGTTTGATGACATTCTGGAATTAGTTtgccattttctttttatgcatGTATATACCACAAATATAtaagttcatatatatatatggatagtgTTACATTTACCATGAAATTCTACAAAGTATCTTAACCTTACTTACAATTTTCTTATCCAATCGTAAATTGATGTTTATCTGTTCTTTAGAGTATAATTATAATCTAAATTCATGAAAAATGAACCCAATAACATTTTGCTATGTCATTtgctaaataaaatttgatgaaCAAATTTGACCactattgtattattgttttttatatataaaaaagcggttggttatacatatatacatatatacgtatatatacatatatatatatatatatatatatatatgtatatatatatatatattatgtaccaTAATCAATGTTGCTGTTAGATGAAAAGTGCCAAAAGGTTTGTCTTTTAAGTTAGTCTGATAATAATCAAATTCATTTTTCGTCATCATTAGAATGGAGTCGATCTGAATTATAATGTTCTGTTAaaatcaaaacaattttttttttcttttaaaaaaaagttttacttAAACAACTAGCAAAACATTCTTTAAATTAGTAGACAGCTGGAGATTATTTATAAAAGTCAGGTTGTTATTGGGAATTACACAGAGCCTCTCATAGAAATCATCAGCATTACCGCCCAACATTGTTTCCTTTGACATTATTAATGGTTGAACTGGccgttatttaaattaaattattaccaaaagaaTTATAGTATTAATTTTGTGTCAATGTTATTTGACCTTGAGGAAAATAAGATATTAAGTACAAAATAactgaaaaaataatttatttttccttcatgTTTAGTTAATGGTTGAACTGGCcgttatttatattaatacaaGGTGTTAaacgacattttttttttttccttcctgttCTTGGTTTATTTGTTAATCACAGCCAGCACTACTTACAAAttacgtttttatttttattttttggaagaattatgtttttatttaaaaaataataaataaaacaagtatCAAGAGGCCGTATAATTATGCTAATCGAAATACTTGTAAACTAGGGAAAACTTAATCAATTAAAAGATCTTGTtacaaatttaattagtttaaaaaaaaaaaaaaaacaactctaAGACTCTTTTTGATAACggtctttctttttattttcagtttgaaacataatgaaaaacaaatagccgttattttaaacaatttgactgtttttaaaaatcatttgaaatatttttttagatttttgatttttaagaattatttctctctttctctctttttttttttaatttttattatttgtaccATTTTCTCGTCCGTACTAACCTTTTAGCCACACGTATCCCTGACCATAAAGATCTTTAGAATTCACCCTTTTGCTGCCTTCAAAAGCCATTTTTTTGCACGCATGAAACATCAACACTTTTATGTGTGTTctttaattgaaatataaaataaaaactaagatatttatattaaagaaaaaaaaaaaaaaaaaaaaaaaactagatccACCTAAGGAGAATTTTGGATTTTCTGTATAGAGATATATGGACAAGTTCATTTTCCCTAATGTATTTTGGCCTTTCTATTTATCCTAAATCCTATCATTTTAAAAGTATTCGAATGCAGGTATAAAATGCTTTTAATTATTCACATGTATACAAAGTATGACAAATCCTTCAACAGGATAACAGTTgccattaataattaaattattaaaagcaGTTAAATCTAACAaaagtagttaaaaaaaatctattttaaaagTTAGTGTTCCCCCAACAACACCATACCAACCTCTTTTGTCGTGACACACCCATGCCATAacaatgtatataatattttaaaataaatatatattcacctTATAATCAAAAGAGCTATTTTTTGCTACTATGAACTATTACAAGATATCCCTAGCAACAAAGACAAAAACTAAAGTTATTCATTTCTTTCAGTTTAAAATATTAGAAGGATCTTGATGGAATTTGCATACCAATTTTATAAGGACAAAGTGAatcaattatatgtaattaaaaattaacatagaTTTTATCGAAATAAAGCAAATCAATGGATAAGTCACCAATCAAGATCATACCTATCCATTTAAACTGGATTAGTTTAGTTAAATTGGTTAAAAAGATGTTTCattcattcaaaattttataaatcaaatttgTTAAAGAGTTAATCATATACGAAAacgattttattttaatttaattttcttataacaCATATTCAAACCAAATCACAaaaggaaaattacaaaatactaatattattcatattatttaacgagataagttttttttttttttttcgagatTAGGATTACAAATTAAGTTAAGCTGGTTTGCTCTTACTAGAACACGCACTTCGATTTCTACTCGCTATTTTTCTCTTCAACTTTGTACATcgttgacaaaagaaaaaagaaaagaacaaaaaaaaaaacacataaaaacacGCGCTTcgtccccccccaaaaaaaaaaaaaaaaaccaccggGAAAAGCTTCCGTCTTGGAAAACTGTACAGAGCACCGCACGCACTTTACAAAACACGGCTGAGAAAAAGCTCCAAACGattgcctcttttttttttttaatttttggtcgtTTGTGAGGCTATTTAGGTAATTAGATCAGCCACCGCTCTTGTTCCACCGCCACTTGTAATCCATGCATGCCCTGCAACAGATTAGCAATTTCACcgcattagtttttattttccctccTTTATTAGTTAATCATACTTATTAATCAAACAGAATTGAAAActaattcaattatatttatagctgaaaaataaaaaaggaagtttttacatttttttggcTTCGAAAATTCGGGTTAAAAACAAGTGGAAGTGAGATTGATCAACAATTTtatgttataaaaaataaaatttcactttCTAGGTAACCAAACAGAGTGAAAAGAAGAGAAATCAAGCCGGGAAATGTGGAACCAAATTGAATCAGACAgcagaattaaaaataattctcatggaaaatgaaattatttaaaaagaaaacagagagaaataCGGTTAATTTGCTTACTTAGAACTTGTTCTGCCGAAAATCTCCTGGAAACGTCTTTGCAAAGCATCCTTCTAAGCAGATCCTTCGCCGTAGGGGAAACCGAGTGGAAAGCCCTTGTCGGAAACCTAAGATTTCCCCTAAGCACCGCTTCGAATATCTCCACCGCCGATTCACCGTAGAAAGGTGGAAAACCGGCCAACATTATGTACAAAACGACGCCGGCGCTCCATACGTCAACTTTTTCGCCGTAGTCTTTCCCCGACAACACCTCCGGCGCGACGTAGTACGGAGTTCCAACGATCCCGCTCATCGGCTCGCCTTCCTTGAAAATCTCAGCCGATCCAAAATCGGCCAGCTTAAGCCGGCTCCTCTCGTCGAACAGAATGTTATCCGGCTTGATATCGCGGTGAGCGACGCCGAGTCGGTGGCAGTGAGCGACAGCTTCCATGAGCTGCGACATTACGACAGCAGCTTCCGGCTCGGAAAAAACTCGGAGCGTAATCCTGCAATGGAGATCAGGCGTATCACAGAGGTCGAGAACTAAGTGGAGATGAGTCTCATCCTCATAGAGACCGTGCATGTTGATTATATGAGGATGAGGAGATAGAAGCTGAAGGATCTTCGGCTCCGTGAAAAGGCATTGGGATTCGAGAAAATCGCCGGAAGTGAGACGCTTATCGATGGACTTCACGGCAAGAGAATAGCCGCCTCCTATAGCCGGAAAGCACCGGAAAACGGTGCCGAATCTTCCCCGGCCGATCTCGTCGCATATAATGTAGTCTCTCTTCAAGCTTTCACTCATCAGTCTCAGTCTCagtctatctctctctctagaaatttctcttttgaaaattttggtaggTTTGATTTTACGGAGTCTACGGAggtttgtttgctttttaatgaaagggaaaagagaaaaaaattaaaattaaaatcggTTTCGGAATCTGTTTTAGGGAATATTCGGTGTCAAGTTGATGAGCCAATAAACGCTCACCACGTAATCGAATCCAACGGCTTTAGATACTAACGTGTAATTCGGACCTTGGGATTTGGAAAAACAAAGGCTTGGGGTTGGATTAAATTACGGGACTGCCCCTTATCATAATATCTTTCTCTGTGTGTTTTCTTcgtgttgtgtgtgtgtgtgtgtgtgtgtgtgtgtgtgagcgagggagagagagagagagtaaaatgAGGGAAGCGTGTTCCGTACTCACTGCTGTCCTTTCTCTCCTTAGTGGATCACGATTTTCCAATCTCTGTCGTATACGAGAAGCTCAGTGTTGAAATTATTGTATTGGCCCAACCTTCTCGGAGAAATTACCTAATATgccatgaatatttttataattttttaaatgcttGTTTTATCTAGAACTTTCGTACTTATCATATCAAATAACTCCCCCTGTCGACCTACCAAATCTGTTAAAATGAATGAAAGCGGATTTTAGGCCAATTTCCGAAGTTGTCATGGAATACCTTCTTAACTATGATATATTTGCAGATTACGTTTTAGCTCACTAATTGCATTTTgccacttaattaattaaaaaaaaaagaagagaaaaatgagtaattaacaagaaaaatacTTTACGTATAAatcaaaggtttttttttttttgggcatagatggccaaaaaaaaaaaaggggaaatataaataataattgaaaccAAGGATTTGACTTaaaaccttttctttttggCTGCTATGTGCCTGCGAAAAGATTAATAAgttttgaaaacattttttttttgtttacaaagAAGAAATTGGAAAAGATAGAAGAATAAATAACCCatataaatgtttaataatatattaaagctAACATAAGAAACAATAtattccatatatatttttttatttctatattctACTATGAAACTTGAATATTATTTTGTCCCTCTTCAAATTTCCCTCGAAGGCATGTCCAAAAGGATGAAATGGCCATAGAATTCATGATgcgtaatataaaaataaaaacgcctttttatttatcaaataaaattaataagaaagtCCAAACGATGTGATTGTTttcgaaatttaaaaattaatcattttactTACAACCAGGACCATAGTTACGTTAAGTTAGTTCGtccattgtttttgtttttgctgttGTTGGTAATCAATGagtttatataatatacaagtaattaaaaaatagacAAGGAATATATATACCCGCTAATCAGcaatggattaattaattcgttATTCTTTACTACATAGTAATATAAAAATGTTGCTCAAACAACCTTTATTTTGAAGTAAATATTTCCAAATGCAGCATAAAAATGAACAACATTAAtatcaatatatttaaatattgataatatataaatttaaacatccaaacttgatttttttttactttgaatattgaataatttattatttgtattgtCCTAAAACGAAATGGAGCTTTGCTGAAAATGCCAAATgctataaatgaattaattaattactacttCATGAAAGGCAAAATGGGAATGGTGGGAAAATAGTCGGAATTTCACAAACAACCAaccaattttatatatacaattacaaTAGAAAAAGATACGGAATAGGAAGATGAAATCTTTGTGATGTAACTACATTGAAAAGAAACACTGTGCCAAAAAAGTATGTCTATGGTTGGAGATATAATGACAGACAAAATGAGTAGCACCTCATAAAAATTTGGAATATCTAAAGAAATTGTCTGGAAAATGAGGAATTCATATGACCTTTTGGACGAAGCAAAGGTTGCGTCTTAATAGCCAATCATTCTGAACCCAACGTACACTCCAAAGGACCATCGAAAATAAAACAAGGTGCCAAATTGTATCCCCAAATCCACTCCGGATATTTCTGTTACACATAAATTGTAAACACtataattttggtatttatCAATAGGCTTGAAAGCCACATATTACACAACTAATTTATGTGATCAAAATATtggatatataattttaatttgctttttatcaagaaaagaaaatgaataaattttatttatatcttttcgattttatcataattatatttattatttttaattaaaaaaattaatagatgattctaaaaatgtttttttttttgtaaatataaatctaattataattaagaTCAAATTTGAGAAGTTTAAAGTAAATTTTCCCAAAGAAAAAACTGTATGGAAACAAAATAACTTAATGAGGACGATTTATTTTGTAGCTTTAAAAAATTTCCCCTCGCCCAATTCAACACGTCCCCTCCCCCCACACAGTAAAAAGTAAGGGTGCTTTATTAGTTTTTCAAAAGTAAAAGcaggaaaagtaaaaaaaaaaaagaaaaaaaaaaaggttggtgAAATTTTAACCGACGATATTTTATCTTTAAGCAATTCAAAAAGCTAGTTGGAAAGCGGACTCCATGGGATGATAATTTGAATAGTgtaggtttaattttttttaattttttataaggtATTGATAGCTGGGAAATGTCCTAAAATATAATAGGTGCTCTTATCTCCGTATACTTTAGTCCACTTATGTAGTATTTTGTTCCGACATGGTCTCGATACACGTGccctttttataaaaaatactatagaaaaaataataaaaaaattaaaaagcatttattaaaaaaggaaTAGTACATGCTACGTGGCATTCATCCATCAACATACCACcactttcccctttttttttttttttcttccacgcATCACTCCTTTGATTTGTGTCTATTCCGTACGTATCATGTACGTAAAATAATACGTCATCCAATTTAGTGTTTGATTCTTTGAGAACAGTTtgacaatatattttaaatatgctgGGTTtctttctgaaaaaataaataaattactgaaaatttgttcatttcattttgtatttcttgggattttttttttttttttcaagacaaGTTCTTTACTCCTAAAAATTAGTtatcagtttttaaaattttaagatttctttaagcttaaaagaaataattagtttgaaaattaaaatatttgtttgtttataaatattatataattcgaCTTAAATTTTAAACTCCAGCCATTAGAAATTGCTAATTGGCTAGTTCTCaattcaatttgaaaatttcaggACCATTTGGTGCAAAAGCAACAAAATTGTCAGGACCGTCAGCTGCAACCATAAACCTTTGCCACGTAACGGGCTTGGAGGGGTCCCATTCAATTTATTTGCCTTTACCCACTATTTGTATATTGACAGAAATGATGGTGAGAACTTCATATGGTacatcttttaatttaatttttttgataaagatcttttaattttattgttgattcCTTGTgaatcaattttggtttcacAACTTATTATTTAAgtgttattataaattaaaattgtttccaACTGAACCAGCAATAACTTTTAGTAATTTGGTGTCTATATCAAATTAAGTTAAAGATACTTAAAGCTTTCCATCCTTTATCCATATATGTTTGGGTGGAATGAATaaaacgaaaaataaaataaatgatttaatttttctgttTGGATTGTAAAACTGGAATGAACGGAGAGgataaaggaagaaaaaaaaaaaaagaaaaatgaagaagaagtagGTTAAATCTATTTTAACGAATTTAACTTTctaatcaaatttgataaaaaatgaaaaaaatgaaaaaaaaaattaatgaatctTTTGAATATTCTAATATTATCCTTATTAATCAAACGTTAATTAATTGATAGACTTTTATATTTAAGAGTATTTTTGTAAAAGtataaactatattaattattttctactttttctttccttcctattagtaattatccaaacaaatgattattataaatattttttttctttatttccctTTCCTCATTAgactcatctttttttttttttgtttttttttcctttccaccaTTCAATCCAAACAGAGTGATAGTGATTATCATGAGGATTAATATTCTTATACAGTTTTaggatttacttttttttatatttattttagataaaaTGAACCAATTTATGTTAAAGGAAAGTAATGGAATTTTctctattttaactttttatgaCTAATCACAGTGATAAAaccacagtttttttttttttgggtgcaatAATCCCCCGAtcacaatttaataataataatttagagcAACCCATGATAGAACGTCGATTTTGGGGGTGTCTCACCAAATTAATCCACATGAcgttaaagttttaaatttagtAAGCATCGTAGGTGTGATTAGGTGTGATTGGACATGTCTTTTATAATCAACCTTAAATTTTTGGGTAGATCAgaaaattgaccaaaaaaaaatttatggaagAGAGTTCTCGAATTTCAATTTATTGCTCGAATTCCTAGAAATTGCAAGGCAAGGACATGAATAATGCAAAACCTTATTCCCTACATGGTGTGATATTTTAAGGTCTTATCTCTTATCTCTTGTGTAAGTGAAGCACTAAAGCTTTCTTAATAAATGCAAAGAAGATTGTCTTTCTTCCTCAATTTATTCCACTCAAGGCCAATCTCATTTTTCttgaatgaaaatgaaatgatGATGATGCAAAGGgatatttttaagcaatttatatataactgatatatgcaaataaaacaagtgtttttttttttcaaggaagTTTTATGAATTAAAATTTGGATTATTCAAA contains the following coding sequences:
- the LOC107422859 gene encoding phosphoenolpyruvate carboxylase kinase 1, producing the protein MSESLKRDYIICDEIGRGRFGTVFRCFPAIGGGYSLAVKSIDKRLTSGDFLESQCLFTEPKILQLLSPHPHIINMHGLYEDETHLHLVLDLCDTPDLHCRITLRVFSEPEAAVVMSQLMEAVAHCHRLGVAHRDIKPDNILFDERSRLKLADFGSAEIFKEGEPMSGIVGTPYYVAPEVLSGKDYGEKVDVWSAGVVLYIMLAGFPPFYGESAVEIFEAVLRGNLRFPTRAFHSVSPTAKDLLRRMLCKDVSRRFSAEQVLRHAWITSGGGTRAVADLIT